A window of the Mesorhizobium opportunistum WSM2075 genome harbors these coding sequences:
- a CDS encoding DoxX family protein produces MPADLPSTLLFLGRLLLGGAFVLAGLRNIQNAAFLTGLMAARGVPRARLALWAGIVLQIIAGALVMAGLWTALACAVLLLFLVAATPMFHNFWDHQGPDRAARINGFVGNVALGGGFLTLIAQSL; encoded by the coding sequence ATGCCTGCCGATTTGCCTTCGACCTTGTTGTTCCTCGGCCGCCTGTTGCTCGGCGGCGCTTTTGTCCTCGCCGGCCTGCGCAACATCCAGAACGCAGCCTTCCTCACAGGGCTCATGGCCGCGCGCGGTGTGCCGCGGGCGCGGTTGGCGCTGTGGGCCGGCATCGTCCTGCAGATCATCGCCGGCGCGCTGGTGATGGCGGGTCTGTGGACCGCGCTTGCCTGCGCGGTGCTCTTGCTGTTCCTGGTCGCCGCCACGCCGATGTTCCACAATTTCTGGGATCACCAGGGTCCGGACCGCGCGGCGCGCATCAACGGCTTCGTCGGCAATGTCGCGCTGGGCGGCGGTTTTCTGACTCTGATCGCGCAGTCGCTCTGA
- a CDS encoding carboxymuconolactone decarboxylase family protein, whose product MKQRLQFFAKAPEIMKAVSALNKAVDECGLEVSLLHLIKLRASQINGCSYCVEMHSREARRDGETEQRLYLVAAWKESPLFSERERAALAWTEAVTLIANDGVSDELYARTLEHFSEEELVKLSVALGMINTWNRLCIPFHAIHPMPAAKAA is encoded by the coding sequence ATGAAACAGAGGCTGCAATTTTTCGCCAAGGCGCCCGAGATCATGAAGGCGGTGTCGGCGCTCAACAAGGCGGTCGACGAATGCGGGCTCGAGGTGAGCCTGCTGCACCTGATCAAGCTCAGAGCCTCGCAGATCAACGGTTGCTCCTACTGCGTCGAGATGCACAGCCGCGAGGCGCGGCGCGACGGCGAGACCGAGCAGCGGCTCTATCTGGTCGCGGCCTGGAAGGAATCGCCGCTGTTCTCCGAGCGCGAACGCGCCGCCCTGGCCTGGACCGAGGCGGTCACGCTGATCGCCAATGACGGTGTTTCGGATGAGCTCTATGCCCGCACGCTCGAGCATTTCTCGGAAGAGGAACTGGTGAAGCTCTCTGTCGCGCTCGGCATGATCAACACCTGGAACCGGTTGTGCATCCCGTTCCACGCCATTCATCCGATGCCCGCCGCCAAGGCTGCCTGA
- a CDS encoding SDR family oxidoreductase yields MSDRTEHTVIIGGSSGIGLATARKLLGPGMKVTITGRNQDKLNGAWKSLGGAADKAAFDASKPDEVRQFFERLGPFDHLVLAASGGKGLGPFHALDLADIGSGVEEKVRPQLSCLQAALPTLNKSGSVTFISAVSAQLATPGVAGIGAINGMLLTVAPILAVELKPLRVNVVAPGVIDTPWWDFLPDEQRQAVFAEYAGKTPVGRIGRADDVASAIAFLVSNGFMTGQVLTCDGGLRFAA; encoded by the coding sequence ATGAGCGACAGAACTGAACACACAGTCATTATCGGCGGCTCATCCGGCATCGGCCTGGCAACGGCGCGAAAACTGCTTGGCCCGGGCATGAAGGTGACCATCACCGGGCGCAACCAGGATAAGCTCAACGGCGCCTGGAAGAGCCTTGGCGGCGCCGCCGACAAGGCAGCATTCGATGCCTCAAAGCCGGACGAGGTCCGCCAATTCTTCGAGCGCCTCGGCCCGTTCGACCACCTCGTTCTGGCGGCGAGCGGCGGCAAAGGCCTTGGCCCGTTCCACGCCCTCGACCTTGCCGACATCGGCAGCGGCGTCGAGGAGAAGGTGCGGCCGCAATTGTCCTGCCTGCAGGCCGCCTTGCCGACGCTGAACAAATCGGGCTCCGTCACCTTCATCTCTGCGGTCTCGGCCCAGCTCGCCACGCCTGGTGTCGCTGGCATCGGCGCCATCAATGGCATGCTGTTGACCGTAGCACCCATCCTGGCCGTCGAGCTGAAGCCGCTGCGCGTCAATGTCGTGGCGCCGGGCGTCATCGACACGCCCTGGTGGGATTTTCTGCCGGACGAGCAGCGGCAGGCGGTCTTTGCCGAATATGCCGGCAAGACGCCGGTCGGCAGGATCGGCCGTGCCGACGACGTTGCCTCGGCGATAGCCTTCCTCGTCTCCAACGGCTTCATGACCGGCCAGGTGCTGACCTGCGACGGCGGGCTGCGGTTCGCGGCCTAG